Proteins from a genomic interval of Opisthocomus hoazin isolate bOpiHoa1 chromosome 39, bOpiHoa1.hap1, whole genome shotgun sequence:
- the PLD3 gene encoding 5'-3' exonuclease PLD3 isoform X3: protein MAPTSSWTHWRTVGRSPPACHRSVLLSAILLTLFILIFLLFFNLWLSSALRGDAGSDAGGNAGSCSDTCRIVLVESIPEGMTFGDGSVLNPSTFSTWMNLLGTVTRSLDIASFYWTMTNEDTRTHEPSAAQGEQILDELLQLSQHGVAVRIAVSRPSAKSPLNDLQALEQSGAVVRTVDMPRFTGGVLHTKFWLVDSTHLYVGSANMDWRSLTQVKELGAAVYNCSCLAKDLGKIFEAYWALGVPGASIPVPWPANYSTTFNMETPLELKLNNTDAAVYFSSSPPALCAAGRTQDLGALLNVIDAAEDFVDVAVMSYLPTTEFSYPQRFWPAIDNQLRKAVFERRVKVRLLVGCWQHSRVTMFPFLKSLAAVADNRTHYSMEVRLFVVPSSAAQARIPYARVNHNKYMVTEKAAYIGTSNWSGDYFVQTAGSALVVNQTVSRTSANAAAGTSTVREQLQAVFERDWSSQYSADIGEAERWESLCGSR, encoded by the exons ATGGCGCCTACAAGCAG CTGGACCCACTGGAGGACCGTGGGGCGCAGCCCACCCGCTTGCCACCGAAG CGTGTTGCTCTCTGCCATCCTCCTTACCCtcttcatcctcatcttcctcctcttcttcaatCTCTGGCTGAGCTCAGCCCTCCGTGGTGATGCCGGCAGTGATGCCGGTGGAAATGCCGGATCCTGCAGTGACACGTGCAG GATCGTCCTGGTGGAGAGCATCCCGGAGGGAATGACATTCGGTGACGGTTCTGTGCTGAATCCGTCCACCTTCTCCACATGGATGAATCTCCTGGGGACCGTCACCCGCAGCCTGGACATTGCCTCCTTCTACTGGACCATGACCAATGAGGACACACGGACACACGAGCCCTCTGCTGCCCAG GGTGAACAAATTCTGGACGAACTCCTCCAATTATCCCAGCATGGCGTCGCCGTCCGAATCGCTGTCAGCCGCCCATCGGCAAAATCACCCCTGAACGATCTCCAAGCGCTGGAGCAGAGCG GTGCCGTGGTGCGCACTGTCGATATGCCACGGTTCACTGGCGGCGTGCTGCACACCAAGTTTTGGCTTGTTGATAGCACCCATCTCTACGTTGGGAGTGCCAACATGGACTGGAGGTCTTTGACTCAG gtgaaGGAGCTTGGCGCCGCTGTATACAACTGCAGCTGCTTGGCCAAAGATTTAGGCAAAATTTTTGAAGCTTATTGGGCTCTTGGTGTTCCTGGTGCTTCCATCCCAGTACCGTGGCCAGCAAATTATTCCACCACCTTCAACATGGAGACACCGTTGGAGTTGAAGCTCAATAACACTGATGCCGCTGTTTACTTCTCG AGCTCCCCACCAGCTCTCTGTGCTGCTGGTCGTACCCAGGATCTTGGCGCGCTTCTCAACGTCATCGATGCTGCTGAGGACTTCGTGGACGTCGCAGTGATGAGCTACCTACCCACCACCGAATTTTCCTACCCGCAAAG ATTTTGGCCAGCAATTGATAACCAGCTGCGGAAAGCTGTCTTTGAACGCCGGGTCAAGGTTCGGTTGTTGGTGGGTTGTTGGCAGCACAGCCGAGTGACCATGTTCCCCTTCCTCAAATCCCTCGCTGCCGTCGCCGATAATCGGACCCATTACAGCATGGAGGTG CGACTTTTCGTGGTGCCATCGAGTGCGGCGCAAGCCCGGATTCCCTACGCCCGGGTCAACCACAACAAGTACATGGTGACGGAGAAGGCGGCGTATATTG GGACATCCAACTGGTCTGGCGACTACTTCGTGCAGACAGCGGGATCAGCGCTGGTGGTGAACCAAACAGTGAGCCGAACCAGTGCCAAcgctgctgctggcaccagcaCCGTCCGGGAGCAGCTGCAGGCGGTTTTTGAGCGGGACTGGAGCTCCCAGTACAGCGCCGACATCGGCGAAGCCGAGCGGTGGGAGAGCCTCTGCGGCTCCCGTTAG
- the PLD3 gene encoding 5'-3' exonuclease PLD3 isoform X1 codes for MSGETRFVAFQRHAGMKPDGAYKQLDPLEDRGAQPTRLPPKYSCSVLLSAILLTLFILIFLLFFNLWLSSALRGDAGSDAGGNAGSCSDTCRIVLVESIPEGMTFGDGSVLNPSTFSTWMNLLGTVTRSLDIASFYWTMTNEDTRTHEPSAAQGEQILDELLQLSQHGVAVRIAVSRPSAKSPLNDLQALEQSGAVVRTVDMPRFTGGVLHTKFWLVDSTHLYVGSANMDWRSLTQVKELGAAVYNCSCLAKDLGKIFEAYWALGVPGASIPVPWPANYSTTFNMETPLELKLNNTDAAVYFSSSPPALCAAGRTQDLGALLNVIDAAEDFVDVAVMSYLPTTEFSYPQRFWPAIDNQLRKAVFERRVKVRLLVGCWQHSRVTMFPFLKSLAAVADNRTHYSMEVRLFVVPSSAAQARIPYARVNHNKYMVTEKAAYIGTSNWSGDYFVQTAGSALVVNQTVSRTSANAAAGTSTVREQLQAVFERDWSSQYSADIGEAERWESLCGSR; via the exons ATGTCAGGAGAAACCCGGTTCGTTGCGTTCCAGCGTCACGCCGGGATGAAGCCCGATGGCGCCTACAAGCAG CTGGACCCACTGGAGGACCGTGGGGCGCAGCCCACCCGCTTGCCACCGAAG TACTCCTGCAGCGTGTTGCTCTCTGCCATCCTCCTTACCCtcttcatcctcatcttcctcctcttcttcaatCTCTGGCTGAGCTCAGCCCTCCGTGGTGATGCCGGCAGTGATGCCGGTGGAAATGCCGGATCCTGCAGTGACACGTGCAG GATCGTCCTGGTGGAGAGCATCCCGGAGGGAATGACATTCGGTGACGGTTCTGTGCTGAATCCGTCCACCTTCTCCACATGGATGAATCTCCTGGGGACCGTCACCCGCAGCCTGGACATTGCCTCCTTCTACTGGACCATGACCAATGAGGACACACGGACACACGAGCCCTCTGCTGCCCAG GGTGAACAAATTCTGGACGAACTCCTCCAATTATCCCAGCATGGCGTCGCCGTCCGAATCGCTGTCAGCCGCCCATCGGCAAAATCACCCCTGAACGATCTCCAAGCGCTGGAGCAGAGCG GTGCCGTGGTGCGCACTGTCGATATGCCACGGTTCACTGGCGGCGTGCTGCACACCAAGTTTTGGCTTGTTGATAGCACCCATCTCTACGTTGGGAGTGCCAACATGGACTGGAGGTCTTTGACTCAG gtgaaGGAGCTTGGCGCCGCTGTATACAACTGCAGCTGCTTGGCCAAAGATTTAGGCAAAATTTTTGAAGCTTATTGGGCTCTTGGTGTTCCTGGTGCTTCCATCCCAGTACCGTGGCCAGCAAATTATTCCACCACCTTCAACATGGAGACACCGTTGGAGTTGAAGCTCAATAACACTGATGCCGCTGTTTACTTCTCG AGCTCCCCACCAGCTCTCTGTGCTGCTGGTCGTACCCAGGATCTTGGCGCGCTTCTCAACGTCATCGATGCTGCTGAGGACTTCGTGGACGTCGCAGTGATGAGCTACCTACCCACCACCGAATTTTCCTACCCGCAAAG ATTTTGGCCAGCAATTGATAACCAGCTGCGGAAAGCTGTCTTTGAACGCCGGGTCAAGGTTCGGTTGTTGGTGGGTTGTTGGCAGCACAGCCGAGTGACCATGTTCCCCTTCCTCAAATCCCTCGCTGCCGTCGCCGATAATCGGACCCATTACAGCATGGAGGTG CGACTTTTCGTGGTGCCATCGAGTGCGGCGCAAGCCCGGATTCCCTACGCCCGGGTCAACCACAACAAGTACATGGTGACGGAGAAGGCGGCGTATATTG GGACATCCAACTGGTCTGGCGACTACTTCGTGCAGACAGCGGGATCAGCGCTGGTGGTGAACCAAACAGTGAGCCGAACCAGTGCCAAcgctgctgctggcaccagcaCCGTCCGGGAGCAGCTGCAGGCGGTTTTTGAGCGGGACTGGAGCTCCCAGTACAGCGCCGACATCGGCGAAGCCGAGCGGTGGGAGAGCCTCTGCGGCTCCCGTTAG
- the PLD3 gene encoding 5'-3' exonuclease PLD3 isoform X4, translating to MSGETRFVAFQRHAGMKPDGAYKQLDPLEDRGAQPTRLPPKYSCSVLLSAILLTLFILIFLLFFNLWLSSALRGDAGSDAGGNAGSCSDTCRIVLVESIPEGMTFGDGSVLNPSTFSTWMNLLGTVTRSLDIASFYWTMTNEDTRTHEPSAAQGEQILDELLQLSQHGVAVRIAVSRPSAKSPLNDLQALEQSGAVVRTVDMPRFTGGVLHTKFWLVDSTHLYVGSANMDWRSLTQVKELGAAVYNCSCLAKDLGKIFEAYWALGVPGASIPVPWPANYSTTFNMETPLELKLNNTDAAVYFSSSPPALCAAGRTQDLGALLNVIDAAEDFVDVAVMSYLPTTEFSYPQRFWPAIDNQLRKAVFERRVKVRLLVGCWQHSRVTMFPFLKSLAAVADNRTHYSMEVRLFVVPSSAAQARIPYARVNHNKYMVTEKAAYIDSGISAGGEPNSEPNQCQRCCWHQHRPGAAAGGF from the exons ATGTCAGGAGAAACCCGGTTCGTTGCGTTCCAGCGTCACGCCGGGATGAAGCCCGATGGCGCCTACAAGCAG CTGGACCCACTGGAGGACCGTGGGGCGCAGCCCACCCGCTTGCCACCGAAG TACTCCTGCAGCGTGTTGCTCTCTGCCATCCTCCTTACCCtcttcatcctcatcttcctcctcttcttcaatCTCTGGCTGAGCTCAGCCCTCCGTGGTGATGCCGGCAGTGATGCCGGTGGAAATGCCGGATCCTGCAGTGACACGTGCAG GATCGTCCTGGTGGAGAGCATCCCGGAGGGAATGACATTCGGTGACGGTTCTGTGCTGAATCCGTCCACCTTCTCCACATGGATGAATCTCCTGGGGACCGTCACCCGCAGCCTGGACATTGCCTCCTTCTACTGGACCATGACCAATGAGGACACACGGACACACGAGCCCTCTGCTGCCCAG GGTGAACAAATTCTGGACGAACTCCTCCAATTATCCCAGCATGGCGTCGCCGTCCGAATCGCTGTCAGCCGCCCATCGGCAAAATCACCCCTGAACGATCTCCAAGCGCTGGAGCAGAGCG GTGCCGTGGTGCGCACTGTCGATATGCCACGGTTCACTGGCGGCGTGCTGCACACCAAGTTTTGGCTTGTTGATAGCACCCATCTCTACGTTGGGAGTGCCAACATGGACTGGAGGTCTTTGACTCAG gtgaaGGAGCTTGGCGCCGCTGTATACAACTGCAGCTGCTTGGCCAAAGATTTAGGCAAAATTTTTGAAGCTTATTGGGCTCTTGGTGTTCCTGGTGCTTCCATCCCAGTACCGTGGCCAGCAAATTATTCCACCACCTTCAACATGGAGACACCGTTGGAGTTGAAGCTCAATAACACTGATGCCGCTGTTTACTTCTCG AGCTCCCCACCAGCTCTCTGTGCTGCTGGTCGTACCCAGGATCTTGGCGCGCTTCTCAACGTCATCGATGCTGCTGAGGACTTCGTGGACGTCGCAGTGATGAGCTACCTACCCACCACCGAATTTTCCTACCCGCAAAG ATTTTGGCCAGCAATTGATAACCAGCTGCGGAAAGCTGTCTTTGAACGCCGGGTCAAGGTTCGGTTGTTGGTGGGTTGTTGGCAGCACAGCCGAGTGACCATGTTCCCCTTCCTCAAATCCCTCGCTGCCGTCGCCGATAATCGGACCCATTACAGCATGGAGGTG CGACTTTTCGTGGTGCCATCGAGTGCGGCGCAAGCCCGGATTCCCTACGCCCGGGTCAACCACAACAAGTACATGGTGACGGAGAAGGCGGCGTATATTG ACAGCGGGATCAGCGCTGGTGGTGAACCAAACAGTGAGCCGAACCAGTGCCAAcgctgctgctggcaccagcaCCGTCCGGGAGCAGCTGCAGGCGGTTTTTGA
- the PLD3 gene encoding 5'-3' exonuclease PLD3 isoform X6 — protein MQKGVGQSPRFWQAPAKGLIPGICSCCHTVKGIRRKMRHAGMKPDGAYKQLDPLEDRGAQPTRLPPKYSCSVLLSAILLTLFILIFLLFFNLWLSSALRGDAGSDAGGNAGSCSDTCRIVLVESIPEGMTFGDGSVLNPSTFSTWMNLLGTVTRSLDIASFYWTMTNEDTRTHEPSAAQGEQILDELLQLSQHGVAVRIAVSRPSAKSPLNDLQALEQSGAVVRTVDMPRFTGGVLHTKFWLVDSTHLYVGSANMDWRSLTQVKELGAAVYNCSCLAKDLGKIFEAYWALGVPGASIPVPWPANYSTTFNMETPLELKLNNTDAAVYFSSSPPALCAAGRTQDLGALLNVIDAAEDFVDVAVMSYLPTTEFSYPQRFWPAIDNQLRKAVFERRVKVRLLVGCWQHSRVTMFPFLKSLAAVADNRTHYSMEVRLFVVPSSAAQARIPYARVNHNKYMVTEKAAYIGTSNWSGDYFVQTAGSALVVNQTVSRTSANAAAGTSTVREQLQAVFERDWSSQYSADIGEAERWESLCGSR, from the exons ATGCAAAAGGGGGTGGGGCAGTCGCCTAGGTTTTGGCAGGCGCCAGCCAAGGGGCTCATTCCGGGCATTTGCAGCTGTTGTCACACAGTTAAAGGGATCAGGAGGAAAATG CGTCACGCCGGGATGAAGCCCGATGGCGCCTACAAGCAG CTGGACCCACTGGAGGACCGTGGGGCGCAGCCCACCCGCTTGCCACCGAAG TACTCCTGCAGCGTGTTGCTCTCTGCCATCCTCCTTACCCtcttcatcctcatcttcctcctcttcttcaatCTCTGGCTGAGCTCAGCCCTCCGTGGTGATGCCGGCAGTGATGCCGGTGGAAATGCCGGATCCTGCAGTGACACGTGCAG GATCGTCCTGGTGGAGAGCATCCCGGAGGGAATGACATTCGGTGACGGTTCTGTGCTGAATCCGTCCACCTTCTCCACATGGATGAATCTCCTGGGGACCGTCACCCGCAGCCTGGACATTGCCTCCTTCTACTGGACCATGACCAATGAGGACACACGGACACACGAGCCCTCTGCTGCCCAG GGTGAACAAATTCTGGACGAACTCCTCCAATTATCCCAGCATGGCGTCGCCGTCCGAATCGCTGTCAGCCGCCCATCGGCAAAATCACCCCTGAACGATCTCCAAGCGCTGGAGCAGAGCG GTGCCGTGGTGCGCACTGTCGATATGCCACGGTTCACTGGCGGCGTGCTGCACACCAAGTTTTGGCTTGTTGATAGCACCCATCTCTACGTTGGGAGTGCCAACATGGACTGGAGGTCTTTGACTCAG gtgaaGGAGCTTGGCGCCGCTGTATACAACTGCAGCTGCTTGGCCAAAGATTTAGGCAAAATTTTTGAAGCTTATTGGGCTCTTGGTGTTCCTGGTGCTTCCATCCCAGTACCGTGGCCAGCAAATTATTCCACCACCTTCAACATGGAGACACCGTTGGAGTTGAAGCTCAATAACACTGATGCCGCTGTTTACTTCTCG AGCTCCCCACCAGCTCTCTGTGCTGCTGGTCGTACCCAGGATCTTGGCGCGCTTCTCAACGTCATCGATGCTGCTGAGGACTTCGTGGACGTCGCAGTGATGAGCTACCTACCCACCACCGAATTTTCCTACCCGCAAAG ATTTTGGCCAGCAATTGATAACCAGCTGCGGAAAGCTGTCTTTGAACGCCGGGTCAAGGTTCGGTTGTTGGTGGGTTGTTGGCAGCACAGCCGAGTGACCATGTTCCCCTTCCTCAAATCCCTCGCTGCCGTCGCCGATAATCGGACCCATTACAGCATGGAGGTG CGACTTTTCGTGGTGCCATCGAGTGCGGCGCAAGCCCGGATTCCCTACGCCCGGGTCAACCACAACAAGTACATGGTGACGGAGAAGGCGGCGTATATTG GGACATCCAACTGGTCTGGCGACTACTTCGTGCAGACAGCGGGATCAGCGCTGGTGGTGAACCAAACAGTGAGCCGAACCAGTGCCAAcgctgctgctggcaccagcaCCGTCCGGGAGCAGCTGCAGGCGGTTTTTGAGCGGGACTGGAGCTCCCAGTACAGCGCCGACATCGGCGAAGCCGAGCGGTGGGAGAGCCTCTGCGGCTCCCGTTAG
- the PLD3 gene encoding 5'-3' exonuclease PLD3 isoform X2: protein MKPDGAYKQLDPLEDRGAQPTRLPPKYSCSVLLSAILLTLFILIFLLFFNLWLSSALRGDAGSDAGGNAGSCSDTCRIVLVESIPEGMTFGDGSVLNPSTFSTWMNLLGTVTRSLDIASFYWTMTNEDTRTHEPSAAQGEQILDELLQLSQHGVAVRIAVSRPSAKSPLNDLQALEQSGAVVRTVDMPRFTGGVLHTKFWLVDSTHLYVGSANMDWRSLTQVKELGAAVYNCSCLAKDLGKIFEAYWALGVPGASIPVPWPANYSTTFNMETPLELKLNNTDAAVYFSSSPPALCAAGRTQDLGALLNVIDAAEDFVDVAVMSYLPTTEFSYPQRFWPAIDNQLRKAVFERRVKVRLLVGCWQHSRVTMFPFLKSLAAVADNRTHYSMEVRLFVVPSSAAQARIPYARVNHNKYMVTEKAAYIGTSNWSGDYFVQTAGSALVVNQTVSRTSANAAAGTSTVREQLQAVFERDWSSQYSADIGEAERWESLCGSR from the exons ATGAAGCCCGATGGCGCCTACAAGCAG CTGGACCCACTGGAGGACCGTGGGGCGCAGCCCACCCGCTTGCCACCGAAG TACTCCTGCAGCGTGTTGCTCTCTGCCATCCTCCTTACCCtcttcatcctcatcttcctcctcttcttcaatCTCTGGCTGAGCTCAGCCCTCCGTGGTGATGCCGGCAGTGATGCCGGTGGAAATGCCGGATCCTGCAGTGACACGTGCAG GATCGTCCTGGTGGAGAGCATCCCGGAGGGAATGACATTCGGTGACGGTTCTGTGCTGAATCCGTCCACCTTCTCCACATGGATGAATCTCCTGGGGACCGTCACCCGCAGCCTGGACATTGCCTCCTTCTACTGGACCATGACCAATGAGGACACACGGACACACGAGCCCTCTGCTGCCCAG GGTGAACAAATTCTGGACGAACTCCTCCAATTATCCCAGCATGGCGTCGCCGTCCGAATCGCTGTCAGCCGCCCATCGGCAAAATCACCCCTGAACGATCTCCAAGCGCTGGAGCAGAGCG GTGCCGTGGTGCGCACTGTCGATATGCCACGGTTCACTGGCGGCGTGCTGCACACCAAGTTTTGGCTTGTTGATAGCACCCATCTCTACGTTGGGAGTGCCAACATGGACTGGAGGTCTTTGACTCAG gtgaaGGAGCTTGGCGCCGCTGTATACAACTGCAGCTGCTTGGCCAAAGATTTAGGCAAAATTTTTGAAGCTTATTGGGCTCTTGGTGTTCCTGGTGCTTCCATCCCAGTACCGTGGCCAGCAAATTATTCCACCACCTTCAACATGGAGACACCGTTGGAGTTGAAGCTCAATAACACTGATGCCGCTGTTTACTTCTCG AGCTCCCCACCAGCTCTCTGTGCTGCTGGTCGTACCCAGGATCTTGGCGCGCTTCTCAACGTCATCGATGCTGCTGAGGACTTCGTGGACGTCGCAGTGATGAGCTACCTACCCACCACCGAATTTTCCTACCCGCAAAG ATTTTGGCCAGCAATTGATAACCAGCTGCGGAAAGCTGTCTTTGAACGCCGGGTCAAGGTTCGGTTGTTGGTGGGTTGTTGGCAGCACAGCCGAGTGACCATGTTCCCCTTCCTCAAATCCCTCGCTGCCGTCGCCGATAATCGGACCCATTACAGCATGGAGGTG CGACTTTTCGTGGTGCCATCGAGTGCGGCGCAAGCCCGGATTCCCTACGCCCGGGTCAACCACAACAAGTACATGGTGACGGAGAAGGCGGCGTATATTG GGACATCCAACTGGTCTGGCGACTACTTCGTGCAGACAGCGGGATCAGCGCTGGTGGTGAACCAAACAGTGAGCCGAACCAGTGCCAAcgctgctgctggcaccagcaCCGTCCGGGAGCAGCTGCAGGCGGTTTTTGAGCGGGACTGGAGCTCCCAGTACAGCGCCGACATCGGCGAAGCCGAGCGGTGGGAGAGCCTCTGCGGCTCCCGTTAG
- the HIPK4 gene encoding homeodomain-interacting protein kinase 4 — protein MGTLVVGAEHYNMVATVGKGTFGEVTQGWRRSTGEMVAIKILKNEGHCGRVAKNELRLLQALREVDTEESHVVRFLESFGDGVCTYLVFELLEQNLFEFQKQNNFLPLPVRHIRTITAQVLAALVKLKELSIIHADLKPENIMLVDHMRYPFRIKLIDFGSASIFNEVHHVKEPYIQSRFYRAPEILLGLPFCEKVDIWSLGCVVAELHLGWPLYPGINEYDQVRYICSTLGLPRSELLCAAQKTLCFFQWVPHPTGSWQLRPPGEELAKPKERRKYVFSSLDQLAVVNIRPVSYPSQEALAEHCDLCEMVELLKRMLTWDSHERIMPSAALKHPFISLQQVKSSFEATQYYQLCQEDLRASRKGASMVEIFPGMEKGAFIPTGRRSIQKAITQTDGLSLAEPAGDTSDKSQQDICQAPIPTHYGMRHRQHHRRPRTEATAGNLIVLGSPGRQEQHGHHDGSVVFGGITEQNPPGRLHTSLHAKRAPVTRHDPKPPHPVPVPKDGFTWPAKSSPKTFRFLTLGHPDQQNPALCRPRRTQPGMHQDGLYWMLLALVLAVIPNKLFANG, from the exons ATGGGGACGCTGGTGGTGGGTGCCGAGCACTACAACATGGTGGCCACGGTGGGGAAGGGGACCTTCGGGGAGGTGAcccagggctggcggaggagcaCAGGGGAGATGGTGGCCATCAAGATCTTGAAGAACGAAGGCCACTGTGGCCGGGTGGCGAAGAATGAGCTGAGGCTGCTGCAGGCCTTGCGGGAGGTGGACACAGAGGAGTCACATGTTGTCCGTTTCCTCGAGTCCTTTGGTGATGGTGTCTGTACCTACCTGGTCTTCGAGCTGCTGGAGCAAAACCTCTTTGAATTCCAAAAGCAGAACAACTTCTTGCCATTGCCTGTCCGGCATATCCGTACCATCACAGCACAGGTGTTGGCAGCACTGGTCAAGCTGAAGGAGCTCTCCATCATCCACGCCGACCTCAAGCCAGAAAACATCATGCTGGTGGACCACATGCGCTATCCTTTCCGCATCAAGCTCATTGACTTCGGCTCAGCCAGCATCTTCAACGAGGTCCACCATGTCAAGGAACCCTACATCCAATCCCGCTTCTACCGGGCACCAGAGATCTTGTTGGGGTTGCCTTTCTGCGAGAAAGTGGACATCTGGTCTTTGGGTTGCGTAGTAGCTGAGCTTCACTTGGGTTGGCCGCTCTACCCCGGCATCAACGAGTATGACCAGGTCCGCTACATCTGCTCCACCTTGGGCCTACCACGAAGTGAGTTGCTCTGCGCTGCCCAGAAGACACTGTGCTTCTTCCAATGGGTGCCACATCCCACTGGTTCCTGGCAGCTCAGACCACCAGGGGAGGAGCTGGCGAAGccaaaagagagaaggaagtaTGTCTTCTCCTCACTGGATCAGTTGGCGGTGGTGAACATCCGCCCGGTGTCTTATCCTAGCCAGGAGGCGCTGGCCGAGCACTGTGACCTATGCGAGATGGTGGAGCTGCTCAAGAGGATGCTCACCTGGGACTCGCACGAGAGGATCATGCCCAGTGCCGCCCTCAAGCATCCCTTCATCTCCTTGCAGCAGGTGAAGTCCAGCTTCGAGGCCACTCAGTACTACCAGCTCTGCCAAGAGGACTTGAGGGCATCCCGTAAGGGTGCCAGCATGGTTGAGATCTTCCCTGGCATGGAGAAAGGTGCCTTCATCCCCACCGGCCGGCGCAGCATCCAGAAGGCCATCACCCAGACGGATGGGCTCAGCCTGGCTGAGCCAGCTGGGGACACCAGTGACAAGAGCCAGCAGGACATCTGCCAAGCCCCCATCCCCACCCACTACGGCATGCGGCACCGCCAGCATCACCGGCGTCCGAGGACGGAGGCCACTGCTGGTAACTTGATTGTGCTGGGGTCCCCCGGCAGACAGGAGCAGCACGGCCACCATGATGGCAGCGTGGTCTTTGGTGGCATCACAGAGCAGAACCCACCTGGAAGACTACACACCTCGCTCCATGCCAAG AGAGCTCCAGTGACGCGGCATGACCCCAAGCCTCCAcatcccgtccccgtccccaagGACGGGTTCACCTGGCCAG CCAAGAGCTCACCAAAGACCTTCCGCTTCCTCACCTTGGGTCACCCTGACCAACAAAACCCGGCCCTGTGCCGGCCGAGGAGAACGCAGCCAGGGATGCACCAGGATGGGCTGTACTGGATGCTACTGGCGTTGGTTCTTGCAGTGATCCCCAATAAATTGTTTGCCAACGGCTGA
- the PLD3 gene encoding 5'-3' exonuclease PLD3 isoform X5 codes for MAPTSSVLLSAILLTLFILIFLLFFNLWLSSALRGDAGSDAGGNAGSCSDTCRIVLVESIPEGMTFGDGSVLNPSTFSTWMNLLGTVTRSLDIASFYWTMTNEDTRTHEPSAAQGEQILDELLQLSQHGVAVRIAVSRPSAKSPLNDLQALEQSGAVVRTVDMPRFTGGVLHTKFWLVDSTHLYVGSANMDWRSLTQVKELGAAVYNCSCLAKDLGKIFEAYWALGVPGASIPVPWPANYSTTFNMETPLELKLNNTDAAVYFSSSPPALCAAGRTQDLGALLNVIDAAEDFVDVAVMSYLPTTEFSYPQRFWPAIDNQLRKAVFERRVKVRLLVGCWQHSRVTMFPFLKSLAAVADNRTHYSMEVRLFVVPSSAAQARIPYARVNHNKYMVTEKAAYIGTSNWSGDYFVQTAGSALVVNQTVSRTSANAAAGTSTVREQLQAVFERDWSSQYSADIGEAERWESLCGSR; via the exons ATGGCGCCTACAAGCAG CGTGTTGCTCTCTGCCATCCTCCTTACCCtcttcatcctcatcttcctcctcttcttcaatCTCTGGCTGAGCTCAGCCCTCCGTGGTGATGCCGGCAGTGATGCCGGTGGAAATGCCGGATCCTGCAGTGACACGTGCAG GATCGTCCTGGTGGAGAGCATCCCGGAGGGAATGACATTCGGTGACGGTTCTGTGCTGAATCCGTCCACCTTCTCCACATGGATGAATCTCCTGGGGACCGTCACCCGCAGCCTGGACATTGCCTCCTTCTACTGGACCATGACCAATGAGGACACACGGACACACGAGCCCTCTGCTGCCCAG GGTGAACAAATTCTGGACGAACTCCTCCAATTATCCCAGCATGGCGTCGCCGTCCGAATCGCTGTCAGCCGCCCATCGGCAAAATCACCCCTGAACGATCTCCAAGCGCTGGAGCAGAGCG GTGCCGTGGTGCGCACTGTCGATATGCCACGGTTCACTGGCGGCGTGCTGCACACCAAGTTTTGGCTTGTTGATAGCACCCATCTCTACGTTGGGAGTGCCAACATGGACTGGAGGTCTTTGACTCAG gtgaaGGAGCTTGGCGCCGCTGTATACAACTGCAGCTGCTTGGCCAAAGATTTAGGCAAAATTTTTGAAGCTTATTGGGCTCTTGGTGTTCCTGGTGCTTCCATCCCAGTACCGTGGCCAGCAAATTATTCCACCACCTTCAACATGGAGACACCGTTGGAGTTGAAGCTCAATAACACTGATGCCGCTGTTTACTTCTCG AGCTCCCCACCAGCTCTCTGTGCTGCTGGTCGTACCCAGGATCTTGGCGCGCTTCTCAACGTCATCGATGCTGCTGAGGACTTCGTGGACGTCGCAGTGATGAGCTACCTACCCACCACCGAATTTTCCTACCCGCAAAG ATTTTGGCCAGCAATTGATAACCAGCTGCGGAAAGCTGTCTTTGAACGCCGGGTCAAGGTTCGGTTGTTGGTGGGTTGTTGGCAGCACAGCCGAGTGACCATGTTCCCCTTCCTCAAATCCCTCGCTGCCGTCGCCGATAATCGGACCCATTACAGCATGGAGGTG CGACTTTTCGTGGTGCCATCGAGTGCGGCGCAAGCCCGGATTCCCTACGCCCGGGTCAACCACAACAAGTACATGGTGACGGAGAAGGCGGCGTATATTG GGACATCCAACTGGTCTGGCGACTACTTCGTGCAGACAGCGGGATCAGCGCTGGTGGTGAACCAAACAGTGAGCCGAACCAGTGCCAAcgctgctgctggcaccagcaCCGTCCGGGAGCAGCTGCAGGCGGTTTTTGAGCGGGACTGGAGCTCCCAGTACAGCGCCGACATCGGCGAAGCCGAGCGGTGGGAGAGCCTCTGCGGCTCCCGTTAG